A single genomic interval of Prosthecodimorpha staleyi harbors:
- a CDS encoding Tad domain-containing protein — translation MLSWRLFQRIFTDIGAATAPVIALLLPACLFAIGGAVNVSLTFAERARLQDVADSAATGAARELALARADSAQIAAIATAIARARLGDDPAWTIATKVIDRQTAVYVEISGAVSGTIPLPGGDGMWSVDVHSTARISAGPPICLVALDPKAPRTLHLEGSATLTASNCSIFSNSTSPQGLTSQQSASITSSLTCSAGGKVGGKINFTPEPLTDCPPVPDPLADRPAPADSACSVMNRVVSATIEILRPGTYCGGLKVTNGAIVQLSPGIYVMRDGPLVVDGGATLRGGYVGIYLRGSTSTLLFATASTIDLTAPKDGPMAGLLLFEDRAAPDLREHKIMSDNAHTLLGTIYIPKGRLIVDATKPIAVRSAYTIVVTRRMELYAGPNLVMNTDYGSTPIPVPQGVGNLGGKIWLEN, via the coding sequence ATGTTGTCCTGGCGTCTTTTCCAACGTATTTTTACCGATATCGGCGCGGCTACCGCCCCGGTTATCGCTCTCCTGTTGCCCGCCTGCCTGTTCGCCATCGGTGGGGCCGTCAACGTCTCACTGACCTTCGCCGAGCGGGCACGCCTGCAGGATGTGGCGGACTCCGCTGCCACCGGCGCCGCCCGCGAACTCGCATTGGCACGAGCCGACTCCGCCCAGATCGCAGCGATCGCAACCGCGATCGCCCGGGCCCGGCTCGGCGACGACCCTGCCTGGACCATCGCGACCAAGGTGATCGACCGTCAAACGGCCGTCTATGTCGAGATTTCCGGCGCCGTCTCCGGCACCATCCCGTTGCCGGGCGGCGATGGGATGTGGAGCGTCGACGTGCATTCGACGGCCCGGATTTCCGCCGGTCCGCCGATCTGTCTGGTGGCGCTCGACCCCAAGGCGCCGCGCACGCTGCATCTGGAAGGCAGCGCCACGCTGACGGCCAGCAACTGTTCGATCTTCTCGAATTCGACCAGCCCGCAGGGTCTCACGTCGCAGCAATCCGCTTCGATCACGTCGTCCCTGACCTGCTCGGCCGGCGGCAAGGTCGGCGGCAAGATCAACTTCACGCCTGAACCGCTGACCGATTGTCCGCCGGTGCCCGATCCGCTCGCCGATCGGCCCGCGCCGGCCGACAGCGCCTGCTCGGTGATGAATCGGGTCGTCTCGGCCACCATCGAGATCCTGCGGCCCGGCACCTATTGCGGCGGCCTGAAGGTCACCAACGGCGCGATCGTCCAGCTCTCGCCCGGCATCTACGTGATGCGCGACGGTCCGCTCGTGGTCGACGGCGGGGCCACGCTGCGCGGCGGCTATGTCGGCATCTACCTGCGAGGTTCGACCTCGACGCTGCTGTTCGCCACCGCTTCGACGATCGATCTCACGGCACCGAAGGACGGCCCGATGGCCGGCCTGCTGCTGTTCGAGGACCGTGCCGCGCCCGATCTGCGCGAACACAAGATCATGAGCGACAATGCCCACACCCTGCTCGGGACCATCTATATCCCGAAAGGACGCCTCATCGTCGACGCCACCAAGCCGATCGCCGTCCGCTCCGCCTATACGATTGTCGTCACGCGGCGCATGGAACTCTATGCCGGACCGAATCTCGTGATGAACACGGACTACGGGTCCACGCCGATTCCTGTCCCCCAGGGCGTCGGCAATCTCGGCGGCAAGATCTGGCTGGAGAATTGA